One window from the genome of Nicotiana tomentosiformis chromosome 5, ASM39032v3, whole genome shotgun sequence encodes:
- the LOC138892441 gene encoding uncharacterized protein, which produces MATSSTRKQEINRRLDIVAGEGTSQVMHASDTEAVELDLYLLRDLAILLYDSWERSRVTNAPPVLWKEFFEAFICHYFLVEIRRARADKFLKHRQSNISEREYSMQFDSLAWYAPHMVAEMSDRVHLFVNGFRQHLINECTTASLVEGMDISRIQAYAQTLEDHKHEQWADRGHDSGQHKRARFVGYSGDFRAWGCQQSTSCGRGRGVVLSSSSTQNRTYALAGRQDLKSSLDVVIGILSVYSYDVYALIDLGSTLSYVTPFVANKFGVEPDLISKTLAASTLIGDSVISRRSISIPPYRMAPVELRGLKVQLMDLLDKGFIRPTTLPWGAPVLFVWKKDRSLRMCIDYGQLNKVTIKNKYTLLRIDDLFDQLQGAKYFSMIDLRSGYHQLSDACERSFQELKNRLTSVPVLTHPEGTEGYVVYYDASGIVLGCIMMQHGRVIAYASRQLKKHEKNYPTYDLDLAAVIYALKIWWHYLYGVHVDIYIDHKSLQYIFKQKELNLRQRRWLELLKDCDVEIFYHPGKANAVPDTLSHKSMGSLVHIEAGRR; this is translated from the exons atgg CGACgtcttcgactaggaagcaagagATTAATAGACGACTAGATATAGTTGCAGGAGAGGGTACCAGTCAG gttatgcatgctagtgatactgAGGCAGTAGAGTTGGATTTATATctgttacgggatttagcgattttattgTATGACAGTTGGGAGAGATCCAGGGTTACGAACGCTCCTCCGGTTCTGTGGAAGGAATTTTTTGAGGCCTTTATTTGTCACTATTTTctagttgagatacgacgagctagagctgataagttcttgaaacATCGACAAAGTAATATAAGTGAACGAGAGTATAGTATGCAATTTGATTCTTTAGCatggtatgctccccatatggtggccgagatgagcgaTAGGGTGCACCTATTTGTGAACGGGTTTAGACAACAtttgataaatgagtgcacaacagcctccttggtggagggcatggatatttctcgtattcaagCATATGCCCAGACACTAGAGGATCATAAGCATGAGCAATGGGCAGATAGGGGGCATGATAgtggccagcataagagggcgagattcgTAGGGTATTCTGGTGACTTCAGAG CATGGGGTTGTCAGCAGTCGACAAGttgtggtagaggtagaggtgtaGTGCTGAGTTCGAGCAgtactcaaaatcgaacctatgctctagcaGGTCGACAGGATCTCAAGTCGTCTCTAGATGTTGTtataggtatattgtctgtgtattcttatgatgtatatgcgctgaTTGATCTGGGATCTACATTGTCATATGTTACACcttttgtggctaataagtttggcgttGAACCTGATTTGATAAGTAAAACACTTGCGGCATCCACTctgataggagattctgtgatttcTAGAAGG tcgatctctatccctccatacaggatggccccggtagAGTTGAGAGGGTTGAAGGTGCAGTTAatggacttgctggataagggctttATCAGGCCTACCACtttaccttggggtgcaccggtcttGTTCGTGTGGAAGAAAGACAGgtcattaaggatgtgtatcgattatggacagttgaataaggttactataaagaacaagtataCACTTCTGAGGATTGacgacctgtttgaccaactccagggtgccaagtatttctccatgattgacttacgttcagggtatcatcag ttgtctgatgcttgtgaacgtagttttcaggagctgaagaatcgattgacatccgtgCCAGTGCTTACTCACCCAGAAGGAAcggaaggttatgtggtatattatgatgcctcgGGTATAGTTTTGGGGTGCATAATGATGCAACATGggagggtgattgcttatgcatcgagacaattaaagaagcatgaaaagaattacccgacttaTGATTTGGatttggctgcagtaatatatgctttgaagatatggtggCACTACTTATATGGCGTTCATGTTGACATATAcatagatcacaagagtttacaatacatattcaagcagaaggagttgaatttgaggcagcgaaggtggcttgaattactaaaAGACTGCGATGTCGAGATTTTttaccatcctggtaaagccaatgcTGTGCCAGACACTCTTAGccataagtcaatgggaagcttagtaCACATTGAGGCAGGTAGACGATGA
- the LOC138892439 gene encoding uncharacterized protein — protein sequence MVTYEALYGRRCRSPVGWFEVDKTELYGPDLIHQAIEKVKVIQEQPRTTQSRKKSYYDVRRRDIEFEVGDWVFLRISSMKCVMHFGKKGMLSLWYIRSYNILRQIAQVACQLELPFELEFVYPVFHVSTLRKCIGDPSWVLPIKYVQVTEDLFYEEVLAAIIDRQVRMLRTKDVASVKVLWKNKNTEEMTWEVEDKMKSKYPYLFQSEDNEDVGGT from the coding sequence ATGGTCACGTATGAGGCgttgtacgggaggagatgtagatcaccagttggatggtttgaagtcGACAAAActgaattatatgggccagatttgattcaccaagccattgagaaggtgaaagtgatacaagaacaACCGAGGACGACGCAAAGTAGGAAAAAGTCTTATTatgatgtccgacgtcgtgatatagagtttgaggttggtgattgggttttcctgaggatctcatcaatgaaatgtgttatgcattttgggaagaagggtatgCTGAGTCTGTGGTATATCAGGTCGTACAATATTCTTCGACAAATTGCACAGGTTGCTTGTCAGTTAGAATTGCCATTCGAATTGGAATTTGTctacccggtattccatgtatctacgttgaggaaatgtattggagacccttcttggGTCTTACCTATCAAATATGTACAAGTTACGGAGGATCTTTTTTATGAAGAAGTACTAGCGGCTATaatagatcgacaagtccgcatgctgagaacaaaggatgtagcttccgtcaaagtattgtgGAAGAACAAGAATacggaagaaatgacatgggaagtagAAGAtaagatgaagtctaaatacccttacctattccaaagtgaagataacgaggatgttgGGGGAACGTAG
- the LOC138892440 gene encoding uncharacterized protein has translation MRIKLLDFDDGGVTVQNRVESSLVAEVKARQYEDHTLVRLREGIQQHKIMTFEIGEDGALRYQRVLCMSNVAGLREKIMIEIHQSRYSINPSSTKMYHDVKELYLWDNMKKAIAEFVA, from the coding sequence ATGAGAATCAAATTGTTAGACTTTGacgacggaggtgttactgtacaaaATAGAGTAGAATcttctttggtagccgaggtaaaagcaagACAATATGAAGACCATACCTTAGTacgattgagagagggaattcagcagcaTAAGATTATGACTTTTGAGATCGGAGAAGATGGGGCATTGAGATATCAGCGAGTATTATGTATgtctaatgtggcagggttgcgagagaagattatgattgagattcatcaatCCCGATATTCCATCAATCCcagctcgacaaagatgtatcatgatgttAAGGAGCTGTATTTgtgggacaacatgaagaaggctattgcagaatttgtagcctag